The Vicia villosa cultivar HV-30 ecotype Madison, WI linkage group LG1, Vvil1.0, whole genome shotgun sequence genome includes a region encoding these proteins:
- the LOC131658469 gene encoding uncharacterized protein LOC131658469, producing the protein MEPERRKTKKYTFKSLEVEELRNLGSLIVDQDKFCSKYGRLLYLLRTKMEERILSTLIQFYDSLYHCFTFSDYQLLPTLEEYSIIIGIPITGRIPFIGLEQDPKPCEISKSTHLRKEEVEKNMVTKGGLPGLPIEFLIEKSLTLSQERKEEDFEDVFSLLVYRLFLFPNTNNFVDMNAINIFIKKNLVPTLLGDTYYSIHLRNSYGKGMFTCCTPLLYKWYISHQPNTFEFWSQKEGLKWSHKIMTLTNTEIVWTNNHFCRMKTLDCCGDFPNMPLIGTKGAITYSPVLARR; encoded by the coding sequence ATGGAACctgaaagaagaaaaaccaagaaatatacttTCAAGAGTTTAGAGGTGGAAGAATTAAGAAATCTAGGATCTTTGATTGTTGATCAAGATAAGTTTTGTAGCAAGTATGGAAGATTGTTATATCTCCTCAGAACCAAGATGGAAGAAAGAATCCTCTCCACTTTGATCCAATTCTATGACTCACTgtatcattgcttcaccttttcTGATTATCAACTACTGCCTACCTTGGAAGAATATTCAATCATCATTGGGATACCCATTACTGGAAGAATTCCTTTCATTGGTTTAGAACAAGATCCCAAGCCTTGTGAGATTTCAAAATCCACTCATTTGagaaaggaagaagttgaaaagaacATGGTTACTAAGGGAGGATTACCTGGGTTACCTATTGAGTTCTTAATTGAGAAATCTCTCACCTTGTcacaagaaagaaaggaagaagactttgaaGATGTTTTTTCCTTGTTAGTGTATAGGTTGTTCTTGTTCCCTAACACTAACAACTTCGTTGATATGAATGCCATCAATATATTTATAAAGAAGAATCTTGTTCCTACCTTACTTGGGGATACTTATTATTCTATTCATCTCAGAAATTCCTATGGAAAGGGAATGTTTACCTGTTGTACTCCTTTGCTATACAAGTGGTACATATCTCATCAGCCTAACACCTTTGAATTCTGGAGCCAGAAAGAAGGATTGAAATGGTCACACAAGATCATGACTCTTACCAACACTGAAATTGTTTGGACAAACAATCACTTCTGTAGAATGAAGACTTTGGACTGTTGTGGTGATTTCCCTAATATGCCCCTCATTGGTACAAAAGGAGCAATCACCTATAGCCCCGTGTTAGCTCGCCGTTAA